The following proteins are encoded in a genomic region of Rhizobium sp. NLR16a:
- a CDS encoding HAD family hydrolase, whose amino-acid sequence MSFSKRPELLIFDCDGVLVDSELIATAVHIEALAKFGYIISAEEYNDRFIGMTDQQSYSVIESEGDLRLPEDHHECVMAEVAKRYPRDLRAISGVRQTLETINLKKCVASNSDAAKLSLALKVTDLHDYFWPHVFSASQVASGKPAPDLFLFAADHMNTPASSCLVIEDSVAGTQAAVAAGMMVIGFVGASHCLPGHGDKLMEAGATKLFSRMTALPQILAGL is encoded by the coding sequence ATGTCTTTTTCAAAACGTCCGGAACTACTGATCTTCGACTGCGATGGGGTTCTCGTCGATAGTGAGCTTATTGCAACTGCGGTGCACATCGAAGCTTTGGCGAAATTCGGCTACATCATATCGGCTGAAGAGTATAACGATCGCTTCATAGGGATGACTGACCAGCAAAGTTATTCAGTCATAGAATCCGAGGGCGACTTACGCCTACCGGAGGATCATCATGAATGTGTGATGGCCGAAGTTGCAAAACGATATCCTCGCGATCTGCGTGCAATCAGCGGCGTTCGGCAAACCTTGGAGACCATTAATTTAAAGAAGTGCGTGGCGTCGAACAGCGATGCTGCAAAGCTTTCCTTGGCGCTTAAAGTCACGGACCTACATGATTACTTTTGGCCCCATGTCTTCAGCGCTTCGCAGGTTGCGAGTGGTAAGCCTGCGCCGGATCTGTTTCTGTTTGCAGCAGATCATATGAACACACCGGCTAGCAGTTGTCTCGTTATTGAAGACAGCGTTGCTGGCACTCAGGCGGCGGTGGCAGCCGGGATGATGGTGATTGGCTTCGTAGGTGCTTCGCATTGCCTTCCTGGGCACGGAGACAAACTGATGGAAGCAGGTGCCACTAAGCTGTTTAGCCGCATGACCGCGTTGCCACAAATCTTAGCAGGTTTGTGA